One Amblyomma americanum isolate KBUSLIRL-KWMA chromosome 8, ASM5285725v1, whole genome shotgun sequence DNA window includes the following coding sequences:
- the LOC144101178 gene encoding nuclear receptor subfamily 1 group I member 3-like: protein MSDAQDNRLQQHQRPSQSQVATCDPTTAVAATTQLAEPQPAVATPAAAASSTTSASEPGGHKPWPPRICGVCGDRAKSYHFGGISCDSCKAFFRRSVQNESHFQCPNRGNCRITLASRKSCQACRFAKCLAIGMEASWVMTEQERRARMQQRLLAKGGDRPTTQRPREMPPSAEDVELLEELVHAYVTGCACAPFAGHLHRDEEKSRTELLDVFFTLVHQISGFAQGLDAFTRVPESDRHILLRTSVLELCFLRSAMNFDGGDRWPSRYQFGDEATSVPSVRASDVERLVPVDLWTLHRKFLLATHRLRPDPLTLLLLSVIALLCPDRAGLRDLETLSIQQERYCALLRRYIAWRKMAPVEYAKVLMRLPDLRELADAHADSDLMFDPKEAADVQRHLSNVVGRPMVPTQRGGTDVRGGSDEPRQLLGPPRWRFPGDLQPLSAAESADDSAEEEESAEESSSQSSSDRSAGARKS from the exons ATGAGCGACGCCCAGGACAACCGTCTACAGCAGCACCAGCGACCGAGCCAGAGCCAAGTGGCCACCTGCGATCCGACCACCGCCGTTGCCGCCACCACGCAGCTGGCCGAGCCGCAGCCCGCAGTCGCcacgcccgcggcggctgcgagctcCACAACCAGCGCCTCGGAGCCCGGAGGCCACAAACCGTGGCCCCCACGAATCTGCGGCGTGTGCGGCGACCGCGCCAAGAGCTACCACTTCGGCGGCATCTCCTGCGACAGCTGCAAGGCCTTCTTCCGCCGGTCGGTGCAGAACGAATCGCATTTCCAGTGCCCCAACCGAGGCAACTGTCGCATCACCCTGGCGTCCCGAAAGAGCTGCCAGGCCTGCCGCTTCGCCAAGTGCCTCGCCATAGGCATGGAGGCCAGCTGGGTGATGACCGAGCAGGAACGCAGGGCCCGGATGCAGCAGCGACTCCTCGCCAAGGGGGGAGACCGACCGACGACACAACGACCTCGCGAGATGCCCCCCTCTGCCGAGGACGTGGAGCTGCTTGAGGAGCTGGTGCACGCCTACGTAACCGGATGCGCCTGTGCCCCTTTCGCCGGTCATCTCCACCGGGACGAAGAGAAGTCCAGGACTGAGCTACTGGACGTGTTCTTCACTCTCGTGCACCAGATCAGCGGATTTGCGCAGGGATTGGACGCATTCACGCGCGTTCCCGAGTCTGACAGACACATCCTTCTGAGGACGTCGGTGCTGGAACTGTGCTTCCTGCGCAGTGCAATGAACTTCGACGGTGGCGACCGGTGGCCCTCGAGATATCAGTTTGGGGACGAGGCGACCTCAGTGCCTTCGGTGCGCGCATCTGATGTTGAACGCCTGGTTCCAGTCGACCTGTGGACGCTGCATCGAAAGTTCTTGCTGGCTACGCACCGGCTCAGGCCCGACCCGCTGACCTTGTTGCTGCTGTCGGTGATAGCCCTGCTGTGCCCGGACAGGGCGGGGCTCAGAGACTTGGAGACTCTGTCTATTCAGCAGGAGCGCTATTGTGCACTGCTTCGCAG gtaCATCGCATGGCGCAAGATGGCGCCCGTAGAGTACGCCAAGGTGCTGATGCGACTACCGGACCTGCGCGAGCTCGCGGACGCTCACGCTGACTCGGACCTGATGTTCGACCCGAAGGAAGCGGCCGACGTGCAGCGACACCTGTCCAACGTCGTG GGGCGCCCCATGGTCCCGACGCAGCGGGGAGGCACTGACGTGAGGGGAGGCTCCGACGAGCCCCGCCAGCTTCTGGGACCTCCTCGGTGGAGGTTCCCGGGTGACCTGCAGCCCCTGAGCGCCGCGGAGTCCGCCGACGACTCGGCCGAAGAGGAGGAGTCGGCAGAGGAGTCCTCTAGTCAGAGCTCTTCGGACCGCTCGGCGGGTGCGCGCAAGAGCTGA